The Lolium perenne isolate Kyuss_39 chromosome 6, Kyuss_2.0, whole genome shotgun sequence genome segment ACGTGATGAATTCCTGGGAGTTGAGCTAGCTTGCCCCCGCTGACCATGGAGAGGAGAGCGGCTCCACGTTTTGACTTTCGAATTGATCCTTGCTCTATTCTCATCCCTTTGCTTGGTCTTTCACTTTTCTTCGGCAGTACCAGTAGCCTCTCGCTCGCGGCCGCAGGGTCGATCTAGTATTAGCAAAGGTAAGTTCGCTCACGAGTCGCGATCGCCTTATTTTTCTTCCTCTCTCAGATCGCGCGCATCGATCAGTTGGCTGATTAGCTATTGTACACAACAAAGGACCGCGTAAACATGCATGCAAACAGCCACGAATTCAGAAACACCACGAGTGGATGCACCTTGATGGATGCTATCAGCACGCGGAAAAGAATGACATTTATTTGCATTAGCTTAGCTAGCTAGTACACGCAAAGAATATACTACCTCTATCAATAAATAGAGTATCCAAATACGTTTAGATTTAGACAAACCTTCGGATGTCCATTCATGAACGGAGTATGTGATTAGTCGATATTTATTTTTAGACAAAGTGCATGCTCACCTACTTGGACAAAACCAAGAAATCCTAAGATTTTTTTCTCTACAAAATAGAATTTCCTAGCCAATTAATAACCAACTAATTTATAAATCCAATTTTGTTTACATGTCCTGCACTCTTTTCTCGACTTCCACACTAGGTATCATCGGGAAATAAATAAAACAATAGCTCTCATGTACAGTGATATGGGCATACCTTACCCACTATTAACATGACATGATGTGGCTCAATGAAAGGCCCATGAAGCCCATGGCACAACAAGTAATCGAAGCCCCGGAACCTGGCGTGCAACGCAAGGACAAGCTCATACAGGGATAGTCGAACATGTAACCGACCTAGAGTCCTGAGACCCAGCCTCCTATATAAGGATCGGGAGGGGTCGATGGGGAGGACGATTCCACAACACGCGATCTAGAGCACACTATAACCATCATGGCAGCCTTGTAACACTAATCATCATCAGTCAAGAGAAAACAAGAATCACATAGGGTTTTCCCTCCGGGAGCCTGAAGCTAGGTAAATGATGTCCCGTGTGTTGTTTTGTTTGCACGCTGACAAATAAACTAGCACATCGTCTTCCCTAAAACCAAAGTCCATAATTCATGGGCATTGACGTGGTACCCCCACGTCAATTGATGCCGTATGTGGAAAGCTTGTGCAATGCAGTCATGGCTTTTGCAGTTCCAACCTTCAAGATCTACGACTAGGCGATCCAGGAGGAATCGATCTACTtcggtacatgtttagtgattcattcgggatcatagcacaatcatctagcttaaggATTTGATCTGTATTTACTTAAAAACTGATGTTGCTTGCGGCTGTGAGGACAATGGTTGGACCATtaggctcttgtcacctctggctttaggggcaagggtatttacggatgtgctactcacaaatctcttatctctattttatttgttacacatttatatgtatgcatagctgcaggtgaaaccttaaccttggcctatttccatcattgaacacaatccccttaaaagtaaactagataagtcCGGTAAACTGAAGATAAAATACACTAGCAAGTCTTGTAGACGTTTACTTCATAACCATTTAGTagtgcttcccaaggttcgattaaacctaggtgTTCTAGGGAAAAAGCTTACCATATTACAATCCGTAATCCAGATCGAAGGTATCATTTATGTCGGGACCCATGAACTAATTGCTATGATGGGatatttatgtcttaatgattttGATACTTGCTATGATAATTGCTCTAGGGcccatcataaggggtgtatTTTCTCATATCTATGGCTGCAGCTAATTTAGGCTCCGCCCCTAAGGAAATGAAACTTGACAAGATATTcaccatgttgtgtagaaatctaAATGCTAGTAAATCCATGTCGCGCTCGGGAACACTTGTCACATATAAGTTcacacacacttgagcttgtccTCTTGCTGCATAGAGGATTGGATTTTCTTTTATTGTGAGCATTTACATATtgctatttactttcaatacttaATTTTATTGCAAACTAGCACATggaccctcgcaaatgcgagggcatcacctTTATTACTTTAAAAGTGACTATTATTTGCTTTTATATTCTACAATCACTTTCAATTTAATTTATTTCCTTCGTCATTAAAATATACACTATGTTTAGATATGGACACATTCATAAATGATTGATTTTGAAAAAAATTACCTAACTACATTTCCAAGAAATACAAATAATAACTATGCAAACTTTTTTATGGCAACAATTTATTATTTTACCGTGAATTTGCATTCAATATATACGACCAGAATTTTTTGAGAAATATTTGAATTGCTGACTCAATTTTTTGAGAAATGTTATAATTTTAATTTACAGTTACTGACTCGTTGAGGTTTATTTTTTACAGTCATTTTACATTAATTTTTATTAttgcataaaaataattcattcgAACAATTTAACGAAACAAATTTTTATGTCAACaaattattattttatgtgaaacATATTAAACTTATGGATCATTTATATATTGTGTGACAACCTGAGATATATCCGTGATGTGTCGTGATAGTGCAGTTAATATATACATTTGAATCTTCTTGTACATAGAAGGAAGAAATAAAGCTCGTGTTGATATAATATATATAACCGAACATTTGTTTGAATATTTATTTAATCTTGTTCACTCGTTGAGGTTTTTTTTGTACAACCATGATTAGGTTTTTTGTCTTACTAAATATTATTATACACGTTAACATGAGATATTTCATCGGGGCACATAAACTTAGATCTGTAAGTAGGCAGGTTGGTAattcttcctctctctctctcgcataTGTTTGTTGCTTGCGTACATATAAAGGACTCTAGCTGAATCAATAAAGTCCAATATATGAACAATATATGTGACTTGTTGGACGTACCTGTCAAACATGACCACAATGTATGGCTAGTTCATGTTACCTAAAATCTTCAAATCTTAGTCACTAAAAATGTAGATATTACAACCAAAATTATTCTACCTTTTTTTTTACCGACCTACGATTTAATACTCTCTTTTTTCGGACATGAACCTGTTGATGCAGCCAGACATAAAGAAACGGGCTCTATCCATACGATCAAATCTCTCTTTTTTTACTTTTTATTTAACATCCCATACGTATCCCTTCATGTTAGCAAGCCATGAACTTTGGACTCGACCATTCAACCATTGAAGTGGTTTAGAAGAGTCCACTTTTTCATTATTGCCGCAACACGATTTGTGTTCCATTTTTTTTTGTGGCTCATGAACCTTTTTTTACGGCCGGCCGGCCGGGAAACACACGTATAAAATCTATTCATAGGATACGTATCGATGGATCCAAtgagaaaaaaataaaaatgaatTATTTGAGGTGTGGGGCCTGCCAGGACATGTGTCTCTCATCTATTGGACCTGCATAATAATACGTGCAGGGCTTTCTCCTGGTTGGCTCTCCCGGGGACAGGAGAGCCGAACCAGGAGAGCCCTGCACGTATTATTATGCAGGTCCAATAGATGAGAGACACATGTCCTGGCAGGCCCCACACCTCAAATAattcatttttatttttttctcaTTGGATCCATCGATACGTATCCTATGAATAGATTTTATACGTGTGTTTCCCGGCCGGCCGGCCGTAAAAAAAGGTTCATGAGCCACAAAAAAAAATGGAACACAAATCGTGTTGCGGCAAAAAAGAAAAAGTGGACTCTTCTAAACCACTTCAATGGTTGAATGGTCGAGTCCAAAGTTCATGGCTTGCTAACATGAAGGGATACGTATGGGATGTTAAATAAAAAGTAAAAAAAGAGAGATTTGATCGTATGGATAGAGCCCGTTTCTTTATGTCTGGCTGCATCAACAGGTTCATGTCCGAAAAAAGAGAGTATTAAATCGTAGGTCGGTAAAAAAAAAGGTAGAATAATTTTGGTTGTAATATCTACATTTTTAGTGACTAAGATTTGAAGATTTTAGGTAACATGAACTAGCCATACATTGTGGTCATGTTTGACAGGTACGTCCAACAAGTCACATATATTGTTCATATATTGGACTTTATTGATTCAGCTAGAGTCCTTTATATGTACGCAAGCAACAAACAtatgcgagagagagagaggaagaatTACCAACCTGCCTACTTACAGATCTAAGTTTATGTGCCCCGATGAAATATCTCATGTTAACGTGTATAATAATATTTAGTAAGACAAAAAACCTAATCATGGTTGTACAAAAAAACCTCAACGAGTGAACAAGATTAAATAAATATTCAAACAAATGTTCGGTTATATATATTATATCAACACGAGCTTTATTTCTTCCTTCTATGTACAAGAAGATTCAAATGTATATATTAACTGCACTATCACGACACATCACGGATATATCTCAGGTTGTCACACAATATATAAATGATCCATAAGTTTAATATgtttcacataaaataataatttGTTGACATAAAAATTTGTTTCGTTAAATTGTTcgaatgaattatttttatgcaaTAATAAAAATTAATGTAAAATGACTGTAAAAAATAAACCTCAACGAGTCAGTAACTGTAAATTAAAATTATAACATTTCTCAAAAAATTGAGTCAGCAATTCAAATATTTCTCAAAAAATTCTGGTCGTATATATTGAATGCAAATTCACGGTAAAATAATAAATTGTTGCCATAAAAAAGTTTGCATAGTTATTATTTGTATTTCTTGGAAATGTAGTTAGGTAATTTTTTTCAAAATCAATCATTTATGAATGTGTCCATATCTAAACATAGTGTATATTTTAATGACGAAGGAAATAAATTAAATTGAAAGTGATTGTAGAATATAAAAGCAAATAATAGTCACTTTTAAAGTAATAAaggtgatgccctcgcatttgcgagggtccATGTGCTAGTTTGCAATAAAATtaagtattgaaagtaaatagcaATATGTAAATGCTCACAATAAAAGAAAATCCAATCCTCTATGCAGCAAGAggacaagctcaagtgtgtgtgAACTTATATGTGACAAGTGTTCCCGAGCGCGACATGGATTTACTAGCATTtagatttctacacaacatggtgAATATCTTGTCAAGTTTCATTTCCTTAGGGGCGGAGCCTAAATTAGCTGCAGCCATAGATATGAGAAAatacaccccttatgatgggCCCTAGAGCAATTATCATAGCAAGTATCaaaatcattaagacataaatatCCCATCATAGCAATTAGTTCATGGGTCCCGACATAAATGATACCTTCGATCTGGATTACGGATTGTAATATGGTAAGCTTTTTCCCTAGAAcacctaggtttaatcgaaccttgggaagcactACTAAATGGTTATGAAGTAAACGTCTACAAGACTTGCTAGTGTATTTTATCTTCAGTTTACCGgacttatctagtttacttttaaggggattgtgttcaatgatggaaataggccaaggttaaggtttcacctgcagctatgcatacatataaatgtgtaacaaataaaatagagataagagatttgtgagtagcacatccgtaaatacccttgcccctaaagccagaggtgacaagagcctaATGGTCCAACCATTGTCCTCACAGCCGCAAGCAACATCAGTTTTTAAGTAAATACAGATCAAATccttaagctagatgattgtgctatgatcccgaatgaatcactaaacatgtaccgaAGTAGATCGATTCCTCCTGGATCGCCTAGTCGTAGATCTTGAAGGTTGGAACTGCAAAAGCCATGACTGCATTGCACAAGCTTTCCACATACGGCATCAATTGACGTGGGGGTACCACGTCAATGCCCATGAATTATGGACTTTGGTTTTAGGGAAGACGATGTGCTAGTTTATTTGTCAGCGTGCAAACAAAACAACACACGGGACATCATTTACCTAGCTTCGTGCTGGAGGGAAAACCCTATGTGATTCTTGTTTTCTCTTGACTGATGATGATTAGTGTTACAAGGCTGCCATGATGGTTATAGTGTGCTCTAGATCGCGTGTTGTGGAATCGTCCTCCCCATCGACCCCTCCCGATCCTTATATAGGAGGCTGGGTCTCAGGACTCTAGGTCGGTTACATGTTCGACTATCCCTGTATGAGCTTGTCCTTGCGTTGCACGCCAGGTTCCGGGGCTTCGATTACTTGTTGTGCCATGGGCTTCATGGGCCTTTCATTGAGCCACATCATGTCATGTTAATAGTGGGTAAGGTATGCCCATATCACTGTACATGAGAGCTATTGTTTTATTTATTTCCCGATGATACCTAGTGTGGAAGTCGAGAAAAGAGTGCAGGACATGTAAACAAAATTGGATTTATAAATTAGTTGGTTATTAATTGGCTAGGAAATTCTATTTTGTAGAGAAAAAAATCTTAGGATTTCTTGGTTTTGTCCAAGTAGGTGAGCATGCACTTTGTCTAAAAATAAATATCGACTAATCACATACTCCGTTCATGAATGGACATCCGAAGGTTTGTCTAAATCTAAACGTATTTGGATACTCTATTTATTGATAGAGGTAGTATATTCTTTGCGTGTACTAGCTAGCTAAGCTAATGCAAATAAATGTCATTCTTTTCCGCGTGCTGATAGCATCCATCAAGGTGCATCCACTCGTGGTGTTTCTGAATTCGTGGCTGTTTGCATGCATGTTTACGCGGTCCTTTGTTGTGTACAATAGCTAATCAGCCAACTGATCGATGCGCGCGATCTGAGAGAGGAAGAAAAATAAGGCGATCGCGACTCGTGAGCGAACTTACCTTTGCTAATACTAGATCGACCCTGCGGCCGCGAGCGAGAGGCTACTGGTACTGCCGAAGAAAAGTGAAAGACCAAGCAAAGGGATGAGAATAGAGCAAGGATCAATTCGAAAGTCAAAACGTGGAGCCGCTCTCCTCTCCATGGTCAGCGGGGGCAAGCTAGCTCAACTCCCAGGAATTCATCACGTTAATCTGAGTGTTGGATTACTTAATTATCATTTAACACGCGCGGACTTCTTCGCTTCAGGCTCCACTATAAAACGGGCATCTCTCCCATTTCTTCAACTCCAACAACTTCGTCAATCTTCATTCGTCTCAGCTAGCTTCTAAACTCAATCTCCAACTCTCCAAGGGCACTTGCAATCTCTCGGCAGGTAGACTTCTCTCCAACCCGACAGCAATGGAGGAAGGGTCGTCGGTGGAGGTGCCGCCCTACTTCCTCTGCCCGATCTCGCTGGAGATCATGCGAGACCCGGTCACGCTCGCCACCGGCATCACCTACGACCGCGCCAGCATCGAGCGCTGGCTCTTCGACGCCGCCCACCACGTCACCTGCCCAGTCACGCAGCGCAAGCTCGCGCCCGAGGACCGCGACGCCACGCCCAACCACACCCTCCGCCGCCTCATCCAGGCCTGGTGCGCCCTGCACGAGGTCGAGCGCTTCCCCACCCCGCGCGCCCCTGTCGACGCCTGCCGCGTCGCCACGCTCGTCGACGAGGCGCGCGGCGCGGGCCGGCGCCAGGAGCTGGCAGCGCTCAGGGAGATCAAGGCCATCGCCGCCGAGAGCGACCGCAACAAGCGCTGCGTCGAAGCCACGCCTGGCGCCGTCGACTTCCTCGTCTCCGTCGTCAGGCACCACTGCGCCGCCTCAAGGTCGGTTGAAGACTTGCTCGAACTATCGCTGGATTCCCCGACGTCCACGAGCCCGCCGGAGGAGGACGCCCTGAGCGTCATCTACTCGCTCAAGCCCTCCAAGAAGAGCCTGCTCCAGATCCTAGAGAGAAATAACGGCGCTTTCCTGGACACCGTCCTGCACGTGCTGCGGCGGCCGAGCTACCGCTCACGCACGTACGCCGTCCTGCTGCTCAAGGCGATGGTGTCGGTGATGGAGCCGGCGCGGCTGATGGCGGTGCGACCCGACGTGGTCCAGGAGGTGGTGCGCGTCGTGTCCGACAGGGTGTCCGCCAAGGCCGTGAAGGCGGCGCTGCACGTGCTGTGCCGGCTCTGCCCGTGGGGCAGGAATCGCGTCAAGGCCGTGGAGGCCGGCGCGATGACCGTCCTCGTGGAGCTGCTCCTCGACGAGGCCAGCCGGCACTCGGCCGAGCTGGCGGTGGTGGCTATCGACCACCTCTGCGGGTGCGCGGAGGGGCGGTCCGAGCTGGTGGCGCATCCGGCCGGGCTGGCCGTGGTGTCCAAGAAGGCTATGAGGGTGTCGCCGGCCACCACCGAGAGCGCGGTGCGCGTGTTAGCATAAGCCGTTGTATGGCGACGGCGACATGACGCAGCTAGCGGGCGCAGCGGAAGCATGACGACGCCCAGGTCTCGCGGAGGAGCAGCGGGCTCACGAACGAGGAAGACCGGATCGTGAAGCGTTTGTGCGCGGGGCGATCGGTGAGTGCGTTGAGTCAGTTTGTACCGTTGTAGCTAGCTGCATGTCGTGTGTGCATGATCCACTAGGATAGGTGAGTGCTGTTAGTGGTGTGAGTGCATGGGGTGCGTGGGTGCTGCGCCACCGGACGGCTATAAAGCCAGCCATGTATTGATCGTTTGAGTAAGGGGAGTTGCAGCAATGTAGCCAGCTGAATAGAAAAGATTCGGGCGTCTGTGCGCCCGCGGCGGCGCTCCGTGCGCCGGCCCGTGAAAAATTCTGTGCTGTGTCTCCACTCCTTCTTCTACCTTCGTctgtgcgagagagagagagagagcaccgGCGTTTGTCGCCGGAGGGGCTGGTTCGGCGTGTGTCGCCGAGGCCAGCCCCAACatgtggtatcagagcctcgtgcTCGGGCCGTGGCGCGGCGAGGCTGCGGCGgatgcggcgcggcggcggcggccgtggccgtggcggaggtGAAGCCGTTCGTGCGGCAAGGTGAAGGCGGCTCGGGCGGCCGCGTCGTCGCGTCGGAGCGCGACATGGGCGCGAGCCGAGGGTGCGCGGATCACCGGAGGAGCAAGGCGACAAGATCGCGTCCTGGGCACGCAGGGCCGGCCGTGCCGATCGCGTTGGTGCGCGAGGAGGACACGAGCTGGGGCGTGCTGGAGCGCGGCGACGATCGCCGAGGAAGGAGAAGACATGGTCCAGCCGCGCGGCCGGCCGTGGCGATCGCGTCTGAGCGCGTCATGCGCGAGCTGGGGAGTGCTGGTCATGGGGCGAGTGGGTGCGTGTGTGCGCGGCCGTGGCGACGTATGTGCGAGCCACGGCTATCAATCCCCACTCCCTGTAATCTCCATTGGCAACTCCAGGAGGTCGAGCTCGGGTTGCAGAATTAGTAAGAGGCGTATGTGCGCCAGGGCGTTTGTGCGCCGGGAAGAGAAGCTGCGGCGTGTGTCGCCGGAGATGAAGAAGGGCGTTCCCCGCGTCGACGAGGAGCGGGCGTCCTGTACGTCAGGATGGCGGCGCAGTCACGGCTTAGGGGGGTGAATGTTAGCATAAGCCGTTGTATGGCGACGGCGACATGACGCAGCTAGCGGGCGCAGCGGAAGCATGACGACGCCCAGGTCTCGCGGAGGAGCAGCGGGCTCACGAACGAGGAAGACCGGATCGTGAAGCGTTTGTGCGCGGGGCGATCGGTGAGTGCGTTGAGTCAGTTTGTACCGTTGTAGCTAGCTGCATGTCGTGTGTGCATGATCCACTAGGATAGGTGAGTGCTGTTAGTGGTGTGAGTGCATGGGGTGCGTGGGTGCTGCGCCACCGGACGGCTATAAAGCCAGCCATGTATTGATCGTTTGAGTAAGGGGAGTTGCAGCAATGTAGCCAGCTGAATAGAAAAGATTCGGGCGTCTGTGCGCCCGCGGCGGCGCTCCGTGCGCCGGCCCGTGAAAAATTCTGTGCTGTGTCTCCACTCCTTCTTCTACCTTCGTctgtgcgagagagagagagagagcaccgGCGTTTGTCGCCGGAGGGGCTGGTTCGGCGTGTGTCGCCGAGGCCAGCCCCAACAGCGCGCTCTCCACACCGTGGCCAAGCACTCCCCGACGCCGGCCGTGCTTCAGGAGATGCTGGCCGTCGGGGTGGTGGCGAAGCTGCTGCTTCTTCTGCAGGTGGACTCCGGCGAGCGGGCCAGGGCCAAGGCCAAGGAGCTGCTCACGACGCACGCTAGGGTTTGGAAGAACTCGCCGTGCCTGCAGCCACACTTGAAGGCGCATTACCCTTCCTGATGATTTGATCACGCCGAGATCATATCTACGACGAGCAAATTGCTCTCTTTAACTTGGTCGTTGTAATTATCTGCACAATGTGGCATCGCACATTCTTCAAACTGATTAATTGGTTGTAATTTGAACATACAAATTCATGTTGTTTCTTCATTAATTAGACTATTATCAGACCCGGTGTACATTTTCTGGAATAAATCATGAAGGCTTTCCTACGTCTAAATCAAGTGATTATTTGATGTTGCCATGTGTTCACTTCTGCTACACGAGAGCCACAGTTGTGTTCTCGTTCGCTCATCTGACCGGCGGTGTGGGGGTCTGATGGTTTTGAATAAGGAGGCGATCCTAGGGTTCTTCTCCCGCAAAGATGGTGATTGATGTCCTACTTGATCTGGTCGTTGACGAGTTACGGAACGCTTAGATGGGATCCGGTCGTGCACACCCTTATTATCAGTCCGTGCGGCATGAGGAGGGTGTGGCGCAAAGCTCCGTTGTCCGTTGACATCATGAGACATGTTGATGTTTCGATTTTCATGGGGTGATAATGGCAGAGAATGTCATGGCAGCTACGATTGGAGGAATGGTAAGGACGGACCGAGTCTTCGAGGCGATGAATACTTCGACCGGTGATTCATTATTTGCAGAAGTGTCCTCGGCGTGTGAGGGTGGCAGCACTGGAGGAGAACAAAGTCTTATCTTTCAGGGTGGAACCCAACGTCAGACCTTAATTTATTGTACCTAACATTAAACTGGTTGAAAGCATTATTTTGAGAGCGCGGACTTTCTCTCACTACGGGAAAATTTGTCGTTGCCGTGCAGACAATCATTGCCGTGAGCCTCTGCACGgtaaagaaatctttgccgtgcgcagcaaACATCACGCACGGCAAACACAAGTCGCACATCAAAGATTTAGAGCAGCGCACGGCAGTGAAAAATAGCACGGCATactcagcagtggcgcacggcaaagaacgtACGCACGGCAAAGTCTGAGcagaacgcacggcaaagaaacacaTCACGGCAAAGACCCTGCAGGCCGCACGACAATGAAATGCTGCACGGCAAAGCGTCTGGACGTTGCCGGCCATGTTTTGAGCGCACGGCAAAGGTTTTACCGTGCATTTAGACGCCTTTGCCGTGCAATTGGCCGCACAGCTATGCCTCCTTTTCCCGTAGTGTCTAGGGATGAAAACCATGGTGGATCTAGCGTGTAGCCAATGGAGGCAGCCGCCCACTCAACATTTGAGTTCCCTTGTGATGCCAAGCATAGAATGTGATTTACTCCCACTTAGCAAATTGATTTTCCCTATTTAGCACATATTTGCCCCCTCTCAAATTGTATTCTAGGTCCACCCCtggtgaaaatctaagatctttAATCGGACTACGACGTCGTTGGTGCACTATTTTCTCCTTGGAGGCATCGTTTTTAGATACTAGATGTTGTTTTTGGGGTGGTTTGCGCTCTAGCTGCAAGGAATTGTccactttggtttttatttttattttttggttGTATGCATCCGTGATATCTTTTGACATTTTGTTGTTGCGGAGGCTAACGTAATTGGTAATACTAATATATTTGCTTTGTCAAAAAATGTGCGAGAACGGGGAGATACATTCCATGCGTTATGCATGTGTTTAATGGCCATGACCTTGTGTCAGACCATGGCGGAGGTGTGGGAGCTATCGTGTTAGAAGTCTAGAACTCTCACGAACACGGACACATAGCGGCTATGACCATGCGGATGATGATCCCATGACTTATGGAGAAAATGGCACGTCCGGAAACGAAGTGATACGGAGTACGGAGTACATCATAAGAGCGTCCTTCAAAGCGTCCCCAAAGGAATTTGaagcgcgccggaccaaaaaactgttctagccgcgtcccccaaagcccattttgttcggcgcgccccgatacggtgtccggcgcctcgAGTCCGTCctcgccccacaggggacgctccggcatgccggacacaacgaaaagcgaggcgaagcgatgcgggcccgacgcgtcagcggctcagtgaaaagtcgtctcccactcccgccaaatcccgcccctcccgccatatcgcgcctatcccgccgcgcatttctggcctcccaacacatatcccgctgccgattcatttctcctatcccgccgatttgtttctccctcccactgtccacccgccgccgctaccctctccccattccatggcgccgccgacagcccccaaaaagatggccaagaaagcggccaagaagccgccgggcaatgcgaagaaaggggcgaaagcgccgttcgcgaagccgcagaaggcgccgtctccgaagaagaagccggaaggatggaccgaagatcaatggcagcaagattgTCTACGACGGAGGAtggcgacggcggagcggaaaggacggagggcggcggagcaggagaagaaggctctggcggcgcgccagcacgggtgtctcgccgccaccaacgcgagcccatggaaTACGAACGCGCCGGCGTACGTTCCGGGAGTGTTCTCTCCGTCGTCATCCGCCTTCTacggcccctccgccactcccgggtgcgtgacgcctaacttgtcgccccactaccatgatgcgctgccgcatggcggcttcaaccccaacaacctctactccctgGCGTACGAGCAgggcgagccaggacccggtccggacggcgaccctttcactggccgcaggggcccgctcgaattcgacggcgccggtgctgagggtgctgaggaagagggcgggggtgaggacgaggaggacgatgaagaggaggaggtggaggacgaggacgaggacgacgacgacgatgaggaagaggacAAGGAGGGTGCCGGTgatgatgatctcgtggaggtagacacggacggcgtgaagaagaaaaagaagaagaaggcgtcgggcacacgaggccccaagtggacggttttggaggatctttgtctgtgcgagtcgtgggcgacggtgagccatgactccatcatcggcgccaaccaaaaatacgggaagtattgggcgaggatcaatgccgagttcgatgagcgcaagctcatcaagagcgactacaacaaagtgacaatgaagaggagccaaaaggaaatgtcgacgcgatgggccatcatccaggcgtcggtgaactccttccatggataCCATCACGACTTAGTGACCAGAGCcgacagcggcgccgacgtcTCCC includes the following:
- the LOC127334581 gene encoding E3 ubiquitin-protein ligase PUB23, whose amino-acid sequence is MEEGSSVEVPPYFLCPISLEIMRDPVTLATGITYDRASIERWLFDAAHHVTCPVTQRKLAPEDRDATPNHTLRRLIQAWCALHEVERFPTPRAPVDACRVATLVDEARGAGRRQELAALREIKAIAAESDRNKRCVEATPGAVDFLVSVVRHHCAASRSVEDLLELSLDSPTSTSPPEEDALSVIYSLKPSKKSLLQILERNNGAFLDTVLHVLRRPSYRSRTYAVLLLKAMVSVMEPARLMAVRPDVVQEVVRVVSDRVSAKAVKAALHVLCRLCPWGRNRVKAVEAGAMTVLVELLLDEASRHSAELAVVAIDHLCGCAEGRSELVAHPAGLAVVSKKAMRVSPATTESAVRRALHTVAKHSPTPAVLQEMLAVGVVAKLLLLLQVDSGERARAKAKELLTTHARVWKNSPCLQPHLKAHYPS